In Deltaproteobacteria bacterium, the genomic window CACAAGGAGTTACACATGCGGAAAGCAACACGGCAGCAGGGCGGTTTCACCCTCATCGAAATGGCCATCGTTCTGGTCATCATCGGCCTGATCATCGGCGCGGTGCTCAAGGGCCAGGA contains:
- a CDS encoding prepilin-type N-terminal cleavage/methylation domain-containing protein yields the protein MRKATRQQGGFTLIEMAIVLVIIGLIIGAVLKGQ